The bacterium genome segment CTCCAGTCCGGAGCCGACGGCGTTTTGAAACGGATGAACCGGCCGTACACCGCCGTGCGCGCCCGGGAGAATATCCTCTTCGCGAAGGGGCGCATCCCGCGACTGGGGCTTGGATTCGACGTCATGGTCGGCTTCCCCGGCGAAACCGAGGCCGATTTCGCCCGGACGGTGGAGGCCGTCGAAAAAACCGCGAGCTACCTCCTCGTCTTCAGCTTCTCCCCCCGGCCGGGGACGGCGGCGGAAGGCTTCACCGACTGCGTCCCGCCCCTGGTGAAGAAAGAACGCTCCCGCGTCCTTCGGTCTCTATCGGCCGAGTTGGCGTATAATTTCGCCGAGGAAAATATCGGCGCCCGCGTCCGGCTGCTGGTCGAGCGGCGGAGGGGTCCATCCGGGAGGCAGGTGGGCGTCACCGGCAACTACCTGCGCGGCGAGCTGGTGGACGCGCCGGAGGGCCTCGGCGGGCGGATGATTTCGGGGGAGGTAGTCGGCCTCCACCCCGACCTGTCTCTCACCCGTCCCGACCACGGCCCGGCCACAGTGCTGGTCCGGTATCTGGAGGTTGTGCCCTAGGGCGACGGAGTCGAAAACAACGAAGCGACTCTCAATCTCCGTCGTCTCGTCCGCGGCTCCGCCGTTCTTTTAAAACCCGCTCGACCGATCCGCCAAAGGTAAGGCCGTGGTCCGCGAAGAGAACCTCATCCTCGACGCCCGGCACCTGAACGGGAACATCTTACGCCTGGCGCTCCCCGCCGTGG includes the following:
- a CDS encoding tRNA (N(6)-L-threonylcarbamoyladenosine(37)-C(2))-methylthiotransferase MtaB, with the translated sequence LQSGADGVLKRMNRPYTAVRARENILFAKGRIPRLGLGFDVMVGFPGETEADFARTVEAVEKTASYLLVFSFSPRPGTAAEGFTDCVPPLVKKERSRVLRSLSAELAYNFAEENIGARVRLLVERRRGPSGRQVGVTGNYLRGELVDAPEGLGGRMISGEVVGLHPDLSLTRPDHGPATVLVRYLEVVP